In Arthrobacter sp. UKPF54-2, the following are encoded in one genomic region:
- a CDS encoding protein kinase domain-containing protein — protein MESGFLLSGRYRIEALIGRGSQSTVYRAQDELLRREVAVKLFRNDADDLEHTRRQGQEVRILAGMSHHALVTLFDAGADLSHPDSRLTYLVMELVPGQDLRRRSLLGPLSAAHMAHIGYDLADGLSYIHHHGIVHRDIKPANILLVDYSNEDRRPRAKLTDFGVATILGQNRADDDGGTSGTPAYLSPEQAAGEPAGPASDIYSLGLVLLEGLTGKMAYPGAPIQSAVARLLQDPQIPEELAPMWVALLSSMLSRDPAARPHAREVSLALRQEVINSAARHRLDRTAGPNDEEGRMRAVERYRILDTPGDGTFDRITALAARLFSVPVAIVSVVDHDRIWFKSHHGTDVTEIGRDPGLCASAILQDGPWIIEDASTDPRTLTNPLVAGEFGLQFYAGVPLRTPDGHNLGTFCILDREPREFSADDTKSLEDLAAIVMNDLEMRLRGREAIAS, from the coding sequence GTGGAATCCGGCTTTCTGCTGAGCGGACGGTACCGGATCGAAGCCCTCATTGGCAGGGGAAGCCAATCAACCGTCTACCGCGCACAGGATGAGCTGCTCAGGCGCGAGGTGGCGGTCAAGCTCTTCCGCAACGACGCGGACGACCTCGAGCACACCCGCCGGCAGGGGCAGGAAGTACGGATCCTCGCCGGGATGAGCCACCACGCCCTGGTCACGCTCTTCGACGCCGGCGCCGACCTGAGCCATCCGGACTCCCGGCTGACCTACCTCGTGATGGAACTCGTGCCCGGCCAGGACCTGCGCCGCCGGTCCCTGCTCGGCCCGCTGTCCGCCGCGCACATGGCCCACATCGGCTACGACCTGGCGGACGGCCTGTCCTACATCCACCACCACGGGATCGTGCACCGGGACATCAAGCCCGCCAACATCCTGCTGGTCGACTACAGCAACGAGGACCGCCGGCCCCGGGCCAAGCTGACCGACTTCGGCGTCGCGACCATCCTCGGGCAGAACCGCGCCGACGACGACGGCGGCACCTCCGGGACGCCGGCCTACCTCAGCCCCGAGCAGGCCGCCGGCGAACCCGCCGGACCGGCGAGCGACATTTACTCCCTCGGCCTTGTGCTGCTCGAAGGGCTGACCGGAAAGATGGCCTACCCGGGCGCGCCGATCCAGTCCGCCGTCGCCAGGCTGCTGCAGGACCCGCAGATTCCGGAGGAACTCGCCCCCATGTGGGTGGCGCTGCTGTCCTCCATGTTGTCCCGTGACCCCGCCGCCAGGCCGCACGCCCGGGAAGTCTCCCTGGCGCTGCGCCAGGAAGTCATCAACAGCGCGGCCCGGCACCGGCTGGACCGCACGGCGGGGCCGAACGATGAGGAGGGCCGGATGCGCGCCGTCGAGCGGTACCGTATCCTCGACACCCCCGGGGACGGCACGTTCGACCGGATTACGGCGCTCGCTGCCCGGCTGTTCTCGGTCCCCGTGGCGATTGTCAGCGTGGTGGACCACGACCGGATCTGGTTCAAGTCCCACCACGGCACCGATGTCACCGAGATCGGCCGCGACCCGGGGCTGTGCGCTTCGGCGATCCTGCAGGACGGGCCCTGGATCATCGAGGACGCCTCGACGGACCCCAGGACCCTGACAAACCCGTTGGTGGCGGGCGAGTTCGGGCTCCAGTTCTACGCCGGAGTCCCGCTGCGCACCCCGGACGGCCACAACCTCGGCACCTTCTGCATCCTGGACCGGGAGCCGCGGGAGTTCAGTGCTGATGACACCAAATCGCTCGAAGACCTCGCCGCGATTGTGATGAACGACCTCGAGATGCGCCTCCGCGGCCGGGAGGCGATCGCCAGCTAG